In Geopsychrobacter electrodiphilus DSM 16401, a single window of DNA contains:
- a CDS encoding glutamate--cysteine ligase, producing MRNFAANQLISSRDDLLAYLRSGARPREDWGIGLETEKLVIDAGTGEAASYGQIRELLTQLDGTAGWQGIYDDEALIGLQGKRSSVTLEPGGQLELSGRLCCDMHCNKRDLARYTAQINEVAPRLGLAILGFGIQPFTPLPQIEWLPKKRYAIMGPYMLKTGDMGQRMMKQTAGTQVNLDYLDEADCVRKLRLLQWLAPVFYALFANSPLLDGVECGYLSVRGEIWSRTDNDRCGLIPAFMEKGGSLDDYVAYALQTPLYFLQRGARLVDMTDRRISFADFLEQGAKGEVACLGDWDVHLSTLFPEVRLRPQLELRTPDSLPPDFALAVASLVKGLFYDDLALQHAEALIEDLNLTRRQELYRESWRIGLKARFGEATLLELARELVALARQGLARQYLQGYNADDESCFLDPLEPILRSGETLAELVLAGWHGSRQQKLKHLQHFCGYAFKA from the coding sequence ATGAGAAATTTTGCTGCCAATCAACTGATCTCTTCTCGTGACGACCTGCTCGCTTACCTGCGCTCTGGGGCGCGTCCCCGTGAAGACTGGGGGATCGGCCTGGAGACAGAAAAGCTGGTAATCGACGCTGGAACCGGCGAAGCGGCAAGTTATGGGCAGATTCGTGAGCTTCTGACCCAGCTTGATGGGACGGCAGGCTGGCAGGGGATCTATGATGATGAAGCCCTGATCGGCCTGCAGGGGAAGCGCTCCTCGGTGACGCTTGAGCCAGGGGGGCAGCTCGAGCTCTCGGGTCGGCTCTGTTGCGATATGCACTGTAACAAACGCGATCTGGCGCGTTACACCGCGCAGATCAATGAGGTTGCGCCGCGTCTGGGGCTTGCCATTCTTGGTTTTGGGATTCAGCCCTTCACCCCTTTGCCACAGATCGAGTGGCTACCGAAAAAGCGCTATGCCATCATGGGTCCCTATATGCTCAAGACCGGTGACATGGGGCAGCGGATGATGAAGCAGACCGCCGGGACTCAGGTCAATCTCGATTATCTGGATGAGGCGGATTGCGTGCGCAAGCTGCGGCTGCTGCAGTGGCTCGCTCCGGTCTTCTATGCCTTGTTTGCAAACTCCCCGTTACTGGACGGGGTCGAATGCGGCTATCTGTCGGTACGCGGCGAGATCTGGTCACGCACCGATAATGATCGCTGCGGACTGATTCCGGCCTTTATGGAGAAGGGCGGATCCCTCGATGACTATGTCGCCTATGCCCTGCAGACGCCGCTCTATTTTTTGCAGCGGGGGGCAAGACTGGTCGATATGACCGATCGACGGATCAGCTTCGCCGATTTCCTTGAACAGGGCGCGAAGGGAGAGGTTGCCTGTTTGGGTGACTGGGATGTCCATCTCTCGACCCTGTTCCCTGAGGTTCGTTTACGCCCTCAGCTTGAACTGCGGACTCCTGACAGTCTGCCTCCAGATTTTGCGCTCGCGGTCGCGAGTCTGGTCAAGGGTCTTTTTTATGATGACCTGGCTCTTCAGCATGCTGAAGCTCTTATAGAGGATCTGAATTTAACCCGGAGACAGGAGCTTTATCGGGAATCCTGGCGGATCGGATTGAAAGCCCGTTTTGGTGAGGCAACTCTGCTGGAACTGGCGCGTGAACTCGTTGCGTTGGCCCGACAGGGGTTGGCCCGCCAATATCTTCAGGGGTACAACGCGGATGATGAATCCTGTTTCCTTGACCCGCTGGAACCAATTTTAAGGTCGGGGGAAACCCTGGCCGAGCTCGTTTTGGCGGGATGGCATGGCAGCCGGCAGCAGAAGTTGAAGCATCTGCAGCATTTCTGCGGCTATGCGTTTAAAGCCTGA
- a CDS encoding pyridoxal phosphate-dependent aminotransferase, translated as MRNNIVHIGAGELIYEIRAIVEIAEKMNRLGIKTNMENIGDPIAKGEKIPQWMKKIVADLAMQDCSYGYCATKGLLGTRQFLADLTNARGKAQITPEDIIFFNGLGDAIQKVYGLLSREARVIGPSPTYSTHSSAEGAHAGQKPVTYRLNPDNNWYPDLDDLRLSVQYNPAISGVLIINPDNPTGAVYPERILKEIIAICTEYDLFLICDEIYHNIVFNGESTKPISDLIGDLPAISMKGISKELPWPGSRCGWIEVYNADKDPVFAKYIQSILNSKMVEVCSTTLPQKAIPKILSHPEYPLYLETRRLRYEKYSNIAYDMLKQVPGLKVNRTNGAFYMSVVFKAGLLNNQQSLPIENADVRALVDGLINVPGVSHDKRFVYYLLASTGICVVPISSFCTDERGFRVTLLEMDEKEFTKVFKTLARAVGDYLSSGERRAADAKMVD; from the coding sequence ATGCGTAACAATATCGTGCACATCGGGGCTGGCGAGTTAATCTACGAAATCCGCGCGATCGTCGAGATCGCAGAAAAGATGAACCGCCTGGGGATCAAAACCAATATGGAAAATATTGGCGATCCGATCGCCAAGGGGGAAAAAATCCCGCAGTGGATGAAGAAGATCGTTGCCGATCTGGCGATGCAGGACTGTTCTTACGGGTATTGCGCGACCAAGGGTCTGCTCGGCACACGCCAATTTCTGGCTGATTTGACCAACGCCCGCGGCAAGGCGCAGATCACCCCGGAGGATATCATCTTTTTCAACGGTCTGGGCGACGCGATTCAAAAGGTCTACGGCCTGTTGAGTCGTGAGGCGCGGGTCATTGGACCGTCCCCCACCTATTCGACCCACTCTTCGGCGGAGGGCGCACATGCAGGGCAGAAGCCTGTGACTTATCGACTGAATCCGGATAACAACTGGTATCCTGATCTCGATGATCTGCGCCTGTCGGTGCAATACAATCCCGCCATCTCCGGGGTTCTGATCATCAATCCGGATAACCCGACGGGAGCTGTGTACCCGGAGCGGATTCTCAAGGAGATCATCGCTATCTGTACGGAGTATGATCTGTTCCTGATCTGTGATGAGATCTATCACAACATTGTGTTTAACGGCGAAAGCACCAAACCGATCTCAGACCTGATTGGTGACCTGCCGGCGATCTCGATGAAGGGGATCAGCAAGGAACTCCCCTGGCCTGGATCACGCTGCGGCTGGATCGAAGTTTACAATGCCGATAAAGACCCGGTTTTTGCCAAGTATATCCAGAGTATTCTGAACTCGAAGATGGTCGAGGTCTGTTCGACGACGCTGCCGCAAAAAGCGATCCCGAAGATTCTCAGCCACCCGGAGTACCCGCTATATCTGGAGACGCGTCGCCTGCGCTACGAGAAATATTCAAATATCGCCTATGATATGTTGAAGCAGGTGCCCGGGCTTAAGGTGAATCGCACCAATGGTGCCTTCTACATGAGCGTCGTGTTCAAGGCGGGTCTCTTGAACAATCAGCAGTCGCTGCCGATTGAGAATGCTGATGTGCGAGCACTGGTCGATGGCTTGATCAATGTCCCGGGCGTCAGCCATGATAAGCGCTTTGTCTATTATCTGCTGGCCTCGACCGGTATTTGCGTGGTGCCGATTTCGTCTTTTTGTACCGATGAACGTGGTTTCCGTGTGACCCTGTTAGAGATGGACGAAAAGGAATTTACCAAAGTGTTCAAGACTCTGGCCAGGGCGGTCGGTGATTATCTTTCTTCCGGCGAGCGGCGTGCGGCAGACGCAAAAATGGTAGACTGA
- a CDS encoding sensor histidine kinase — MAGAEKKSPLILVVDDDASIRVMVCMFLQEEGFIIAEAENGEAALEVFDQVQPQAVLLDAMMPVMNGFDACRALRKRPAGEHVPVMIITGLDDVDSAQRAYEAGATDFTTKPFNLIMLGYRLRYMLRASQTLNDLQTSLAMIRHQDKMASTSQLSAGVAREINNPLGFIKSNLSTLNTYFCKVLGQPGIQEKVIAEQATDEARDPAAVSGKMHKIDDLLTEGQKLIAASLEGTDQIRRIVDGLKDLARRDVNDREPTDINRCLETTINLVWNGIKNKALIQRDFGELPHLSCYPHQLSQVFGNLLLNAAQAIEKQGEIRIKTWCDGEQIYIAVADTGCGIPADNLKRIFEPFFTTREIGKGAGLGMTISYDIVKNHGGELKVTSEVGKGTTFTLTLPLVVPMRVQSPA; from the coding sequence TTGGCCGGCGCTGAAAAAAAAAGTCCTCTGATTCTGGTGGTGGATGACGATGCGTCCATCCGGGTGATGGTGTGCATGTTTTTACAGGAAGAGGGGTTCATCATTGCCGAAGCTGAAAACGGCGAAGCCGCGCTAGAAGTCTTTGACCAGGTACAGCCACAAGCTGTGCTGTTGGATGCCATGATGCCGGTCATGAACGGCTTTGATGCCTGCCGTGCCTTGCGGAAACGACCCGCCGGCGAACACGTCCCGGTGATGATTATCACCGGTCTGGACGATGTGGACTCCGCTCAACGTGCCTATGAGGCCGGGGCCACTGACTTTACCACCAAACCTTTCAACTTAATTATGCTCGGCTACCGGTTGCGCTATATGCTGCGAGCCAGCCAGACACTTAATGACCTCCAGACATCCCTGGCAATGATCCGCCACCAGGACAAAATGGCCTCGACCAGCCAGCTGTCAGCCGGGGTGGCCCGCGAAATCAACAACCCGCTCGGCTTTATCAAAAGTAATCTGTCCACCCTGAACACATATTTCTGCAAGGTTCTCGGGCAGCCGGGCATTCAGGAGAAGGTGATAGCGGAACAGGCGACTGATGAGGCCCGCGACCCAGCTGCCGTATCAGGTAAAATGCATAAAATCGATGACCTGTTGACGGAGGGACAGAAACTCATCGCCGCATCTCTGGAGGGAACTGATCAGATCCGGAGAATTGTGGATGGCCTCAAGGATCTTGCCCGGCGAGATGTAAACGACCGCGAGCCTACCGACATCAACCGCTGCCTGGAGACCACCATCAATCTGGTCTGGAACGGGATCAAAAACAAGGCCCTTATTCAACGTGACTTCGGCGAACTGCCCCACCTCTCCTGCTACCCTCACCAACTCAGCCAGGTGTTCGGCAATCTGCTACTTAACGCTGCTCAAGCAATTGAGAAACAAGGCGAAATCAGAATCAAGACCTGGTGTGACGGCGAACAAATCTATATTGCGGTCGCCGACACCGGTTGCGGCATCCCGGCAGACAACCTTAAACGGATTTTTGAGCCGTTCTTCACCACCAGAGAGATCGGCAAAGGGGCCGGGTTGGGGATGACCATCTCCTATGACATCGTCAAAAATCATGGTGGGGAGCTCAAAGTGACCAGTGAAGTCGGCAAAGGGACCACCTTTACCTTGACCCTCCCTCTGGTCGTTCCAATGAGGGTGCAGTCACCAGCGTAA